In Streptomyces sp. NBC_01381, a genomic segment contains:
- a CDS encoding ATP-binding protein: MATVELRFSALPEHVRTARLVAAAVARRAGVDEAVLDEVRLAVGEACTRAVGLHQSNGVDAPVRVALIEDEKQFSIEVGDEAPRSAPGDRVPGSGGESDELEGEDEMGLAVISGLVDDVEVTAGESGGLIRMTWPTTPATLT, translated from the coding sequence ATGGCCACCGTTGAGCTCCGCTTCAGCGCGCTGCCCGAGCACGTCAGGACCGCCCGCCTCGTGGCGGCGGCCGTCGCGCGCAGGGCCGGGGTGGACGAGGCGGTCCTCGACGAGGTCAGGCTCGCCGTCGGCGAGGCCTGCACACGCGCCGTCGGTCTCCATCAGAGCAACGGCGTCGACGCGCCGGTGCGGGTCGCGCTGATCGAGGACGAGAAGCAGTTCTCCATCGAGGTGGGCGACGAAGCCCCCCGTTCGGCTCCCGGTGACCGGGTGCCCGGCTCAGGTGGCGAATCCGACGAGCTCGAGGGCGAGGACGAGATGGGTCTCGCCGTCATCAGCGGGCTCGTGGACGACGTGGAGGTCACCGCGGGCGAGTCCGGCGGACTCATTCGGATGACCTGGCCCACGACTCCGGCGACACTGACCTGA
- the bldG gene encoding anti-sigma factor antagonist BldG codes for MDLSLSTRTVGDRTVVEVGGEIDVYTAPKLREQLVELVNDGSFHLVVDMEGVDFLDSTGLGVLVGGLKRVRAHEGSLRLVCNQERILKIFRITGLTKVFPIHTSVEEAVAATD; via the coding sequence GTGGACCTGTCCCTGTCGACCCGTACCGTCGGCGATCGTACGGTCGTCGAGGTCGGTGGCGAAATCGATGTGTATACCGCGCCCAAGCTGCGCGAGCAGTTGGTCGAGTTGGTGAACGACGGCAGTTTCCATCTGGTCGTCGACATGGAGGGCGTGGACTTCCTCGACTCCACCGGACTCGGCGTGCTGGTCGGCGGCCTGAAGCGGGTGCGTGCCCATGAGGGCTCGCTGCGCCTGGTCTGCAACCAGGAGCGCATTCTCAAGATCTTCCGCATCACCGGCCTGACCAAGGTGTTCCCCATTCACACCTCGGTCGAGGAAGCGGTCGCGGCCACCGACTGA